One segment of Microbacterium arborescens DNA contains the following:
- the acs gene encoding acetate--CoA ligase, whose translation MSSQIDHLLTETRRFAPSPEFAASAVGTAELYERAAADREGFWADQARQLHWHKPFTQVLDWSNPPFAEWFADGELNVAYNCLDRHVEAGLGDRVALLWEGEPGDDRAVTYGELTDEVKRLANVLTELGIEQGDRVAIYMPMIPEAVAAMLAVARVGAVHSVVFGGFSADSLRTRIDDAGAKLVITADGGYRKGKVSPLKPAVDQALSDRGAGPQLTVEHVIVVRRGGNDIEWNDGRDLWWHDVVPAASPDHEAQAFPAENPLFILYTSGTTGKPKGILHTSGGYLTQAAFTNRVVHDLHAETDVYWCTADIGWVTGHSYVTYGPLANGATQVLYEGTPDTPHSGRSWEIIQKYGVTIYYTAPTAIRSFMKVGRQVPAQYDLSSIRLLGSVGEPINPEAWMWYRKVIGGKKAPIVDTWWQTETGAIMISALPGVTETKPGSAQVALPGISIDVVDEEGKRVGEGNGGLLVITEPWPSMLRGIWGDPDRFVETYWEKFQKQGYYFAGDGARLDDDGDIWLMGRVDDVMNVSGHRLSTTEIESALVAHESTAEAAVVGASDETTGQAVVAFVIIKQSYLDAHSPDGLATSLRQWVGEQIGPIARPRDVYIVGELPKTRSGKIMRRLLRDVAEGREVGDTTTLADTAVMSVISAQLK comes from the coding sequence ATGAGCAGCCAGATCGACCACCTGCTGACCGAGACCCGGCGTTTCGCGCCGTCGCCCGAGTTCGCCGCATCCGCCGTCGGCACCGCGGAGCTCTACGAGCGCGCCGCAGCGGACCGCGAGGGATTCTGGGCCGACCAGGCGCGGCAGCTGCACTGGCACAAGCCCTTCACCCAGGTGCTCGACTGGTCGAATCCCCCGTTCGCCGAGTGGTTCGCCGACGGTGAGCTGAACGTCGCGTACAACTGCCTCGACCGTCACGTCGAGGCGGGCCTCGGCGACCGCGTCGCGCTGCTGTGGGAGGGCGAGCCGGGCGATGACCGCGCCGTGACCTACGGCGAGCTCACCGACGAGGTCAAGCGCCTGGCCAACGTCCTCACCGAGCTCGGAATCGAACAGGGCGACCGCGTCGCCATCTACATGCCGATGATCCCCGAGGCCGTCGCCGCGATGCTCGCCGTCGCCCGGGTCGGCGCGGTGCACTCGGTCGTGTTCGGCGGGTTCTCCGCCGACAGCCTCCGCACCCGCATCGACGACGCCGGGGCCAAGCTCGTCATCACCGCCGACGGCGGCTACCGCAAAGGCAAGGTCTCGCCGCTCAAGCCGGCCGTCGACCAGGCGCTGTCCGACCGGGGCGCCGGTCCGCAGCTCACCGTCGAGCACGTCATCGTGGTGCGCCGCGGCGGCAACGACATCGAGTGGAACGACGGGCGCGACCTGTGGTGGCACGACGTCGTGCCCGCGGCATCCCCCGATCACGAGGCGCAGGCGTTCCCCGCCGAGAACCCGCTGTTCATCCTGTACACCTCGGGTACGACGGGAAAGCCGAAGGGCATCCTGCACACCTCCGGCGGCTACCTCACGCAGGCCGCGTTCACCAACCGCGTCGTCCACGACCTGCACGCCGAGACCGACGTCTACTGGTGCACCGCCGACATCGGGTGGGTCACCGGGCACAGCTACGTCACGTACGGCCCGCTCGCGAACGGCGCGACCCAGGTGCTGTACGAGGGAACCCCCGACACCCCTCACTCCGGACGCTCGTGGGAGATCATCCAGAAGTACGGGGTGACGATCTACTACACCGCCCCCACCGCGATCCGCTCGTTCATGAAGGTCGGCCGTCAGGTCCCGGCGCAGTACGACCTGTCGAGCATCCGCCTGCTCGGATCGGTGGGCGAGCCCATCAACCCCGAGGCGTGGATGTGGTACCGCAAGGTCATCGGCGGCAAGAAGGCACCGATCGTCGACACGTGGTGGCAGACCGAGACCGGCGCGATCATGATCTCGGCGCTGCCGGGCGTCACCGAGACCAAGCCCGGATCGGCCCAGGTCGCGCTCCCCGGCATCTCGATCGACGTCGTCGACGAAGAGGGCAAACGGGTCGGCGAGGGCAACGGCGGACTCCTGGTCATCACCGAGCCGTGGCCGAGCATGCTGCGCGGCATCTGGGGCGACCCCGACCGGTTCGTCGAGACCTACTGGGAGAAGTTCCAGAAGCAGGGCTACTACTTCGCCGGCGACGGCGCGCGGCTCGACGACGACGGCGACATCTGGCTCATGGGACGCGTCGACGACGTCATGAACGTCTCGGGCCATCGCCTGTCGACGACCGAGATCGAGTCCGCGCTCGTCGCGCACGAGTCGACGGCCGAGGCGGCCGTGGTCGGCGCCTCCGACGAGACCACGGGACAGGCCGTGGTGGCGTTCGTCATCATCAAGCAGAGCTACCTCGACGCGCACTCCCCCGACGGCCTCGCGACCTCGCTCCGGCAGTGGGTCGGCGAGCAGATCGGACCTATCGCACGGCCCCGCGACGTCTACATCGTCGGCGAGCTGCCGAAGACCCGATCCGGCAAGATCATGCGACGCCTGCTGCGGGATGTCGCCGAGGGTCGCGAGGTCGGTGACACGACGACACTCGCCGACACCGCGGTCATGTCGGTCATCAGCGCTCAGCTGAAGTAG
- a CDS encoding Na+/H+ antiporter, which produces MQGLEVTVLLGIALLVGTVLAPRLRVATPLVLLVIGLLLGFVPELRTIELPPETVLLLFLPVLLFREAWTTSLRSVRRSLRYIVPMSTLLVVASAFAVAAVATWLGVPWEAALVLGAAVAPPDATAVAALGRLLPPRTFMKLKAESLTNDGTALVLYAIAVSLLLGDQVSALSITGMVLLSYLGGAAAGIAVAALAFLALRRMQSTLTINLTLLLVPFVAFLVAELLEASGVLAVVFAGLIVAWVSPRITTAMSRRAADATWPFGVYLLNGALFVLIGLEVQLVLHEISPSEIGILLLVTVAAWIALFVVRYLFQWLFSPFSRPAAGSSRSLRHRSRVVSTVSGFRGAVSLAIALSVPITTASGEPVEGRDSIVFVTAGVIVLTLLVQGPLLPAVIRWAKLPADDAAIEEYELAQRAISGAALAALDDLAAEHGVSDRVRDRARHEGYERLELANARAVARLRAAEERDADADIDGEPDDEDASRMGPVPPGPVDGDGHRPAPQLEMLAVSDDIDLTQRSPLIRHKEATRLRLAMLDRKREVLLRLRRDGTIDDLVARRILADLDIEEIRARGLDRDAE; this is translated from the coding sequence ATGCAGGGACTCGAGGTCACGGTTCTGCTGGGCATCGCCCTTCTGGTCGGAACCGTTCTGGCTCCGCGGTTGCGCGTGGCCACTCCGCTGGTGCTGCTCGTGATCGGGCTGCTGCTCGGCTTCGTGCCCGAGCTGCGGACGATCGAACTGCCTCCCGAGACGGTGCTGCTGCTCTTCCTCCCGGTGCTGCTGTTCCGCGAGGCCTGGACGACGTCGCTGCGCTCGGTGCGCCGGTCGCTCCGGTACATCGTGCCGATGAGCACTCTGCTCGTCGTCGCCTCGGCGTTCGCCGTCGCGGCGGTCGCGACGTGGCTGGGCGTGCCGTGGGAGGCCGCGCTGGTGCTCGGCGCCGCGGTCGCCCCGCCTGATGCCACCGCTGTGGCCGCCCTCGGACGACTGCTCCCGCCCCGCACGTTCATGAAGCTCAAGGCCGAGAGCCTGACCAACGACGGCACGGCTCTCGTGCTGTACGCCATCGCCGTCTCGCTTCTGCTCGGCGACCAGGTCAGTGCCCTCTCCATCACGGGGATGGTGCTGCTGTCGTACCTCGGCGGGGCAGCGGCGGGCATCGCCGTCGCCGCTCTCGCGTTCCTCGCGCTGCGACGGATGCAGTCGACCCTGACGATCAACCTGACGCTGCTGCTCGTCCCCTTCGTCGCTTTCCTCGTCGCCGAGCTGCTCGAGGCATCGGGCGTCCTCGCCGTCGTCTTCGCGGGGCTCATCGTCGCCTGGGTGTCGCCGCGCATCACGACCGCCATGTCGCGCCGCGCAGCCGATGCCACGTGGCCGTTCGGGGTGTACCTGCTCAACGGCGCGCTGTTCGTGCTGATCGGGCTCGAGGTGCAGCTGGTGCTGCATGAGATCTCGCCGTCGGAGATCGGCATCCTGCTCCTCGTCACCGTTGCGGCGTGGATCGCCCTGTTCGTCGTCCGCTACCTCTTCCAGTGGCTGTTCTCGCCCTTCTCGCGGCCGGCGGCCGGGTCGAGCCGATCGCTCCGTCATCGCTCACGGGTCGTGAGCACCGTGTCGGGGTTCCGCGGCGCGGTGTCACTCGCGATCGCCCTCTCGGTGCCGATCACGACAGCATCGGGTGAACCGGTCGAAGGGCGCGACTCGATCGTGTTCGTCACCGCGGGGGTCATCGTGCTCACCCTGCTCGTGCAGGGGCCGCTGCTTCCCGCCGTCATCCGCTGGGCGAAGCTGCCCGCCGACGACGCGGCGATCGAGGAGTACGAGCTCGCCCAGCGGGCGATCTCCGGTGCCGCCCTGGCGGCCCTCGACGATCTCGCCGCCGAGCACGGGGTCAGCGACCGCGTGCGCGACCGTGCGCGCCATGAGGGGTACGAGCGCCTCGAGCTGGCGAACGCGCGGGCCGTCGCGCGGCTGCGAGCCGCCGAGGAACGCGACGCCGATGCCGATATCGACGGCGAGCCGGATGACGAGGATGCCTCGCGCATGGGCCCCGTGCCGCCCGGGCCGGTCGATGGCGACGGGCACCGGCCCGCGCCGCAGCTGGAGATGCTCGCCGTCAGCGACGACATCGACCTCACGCAGCGCTCGCCGCTCATCCGGCACAAGGAGGCGACGCGGCTCCGACTGGCGATGCTCGATCGCAAGCGCGAGGTGCTGCTGCGCCTGCGGCGCGACGGCACGATCGACGATCTGGTGGCACGCCGCATCCTCGCCGACCTCGACATCGAGGAGATCCGGGCTCGCGGCCTCGATCGCGACGCCGAGTGA
- a CDS encoding RidA family protein, whose product MSVSARLAELGIQLPPVVPPVAAYIPATEHDGLVYTSGQLPMIDGSLPATGKVGVSEGLVTADTAKQLARQCALNAIAAAADVAGGVDNLARVVKVTGFVASVPEFTGQPGVINGASEALGEIFGDAGRHARSAVGVPVLPLDSPVEVEVVFALV is encoded by the coding sequence ATGAGCGTCTCGGCACGCCTGGCCGAACTCGGCATCCAGCTTCCTCCGGTCGTCCCGCCGGTCGCGGCCTACATCCCGGCGACCGAGCACGACGGACTCGTCTACACCTCGGGGCAGCTGCCCATGATCGACGGTTCGCTTCCCGCGACCGGCAAGGTGGGCGTGAGCGAGGGGCTCGTCACGGCCGACACCGCCAAGCAGCTCGCTCGTCAGTGCGCGCTCAACGCCATCGCCGCCGCGGCGGACGTGGCTGGCGGTGTCGACAACCTCGCTCGGGTCGTCAAGGTGACCGGCTTCGTGGCATCCGTTCCGGAGTTCACGGGACAGCCCGGCGTCATCAACGGCGCGAGCGAAGCGCTCGGCGAGATCTTCGGCGACGCCGGACGTCACGCGAGGTCGGCGGTCGGCGTTCCCGTGCTGCCGCTTGATTCGCCCGTCGAGGTCGAGGTCGTCTTCGCGCTCGTCTGA
- a CDS encoding DUF4177 domain-containing protein, translating into MTTWEYLTTPLLIHNTAAILNNWGKQGWELVQVVPGPEGGLVAYFKRPVGGGAANAGLGAAHQAAQQFEGTGA; encoded by the coding sequence ATGACGACGTGGGAGTACCTCACGACGCCCCTGCTGATCCACAACACGGCGGCGATCCTGAACAACTGGGGCAAGCAGGGCTGGGAGCTCGTGCAGGTCGTTCCCGGCCCCGAGGGCGGGCTCGTGGCGTACTTCAAGCGGCCCGTCGGTGGGGGAGCGGCCAACGCCGGTCTCGGTGCCGCCCATCAAGCGGCCCAGCAGTTCGAGGGGACGGGCGCATGA
- a CDS encoding transglycosylase domain-containing protein — MPHKKRTATGVLGGLAGLVGLSAVAGILVTATVTPAIAVSGYAATSAIDVFDNMPSYLEVDELMLPTEFYRKDADGNDVLMTQFYDQNRIPVTWDEVAPVMFDAITSSEDKNYYTHGGVDLLGTASAVFGNLRGGDTRGGSSITQQYVKNVLQQACEKEAKSQDEVEACFRSTTVSSGTDGIERKLQEMRYAIQLEKRYPKNEILLGYLNIAHFGGTVYGIGAAAQYYFGVPASQLTIGQAAAIAGMVQEPNTYRLDRPDSESNGAANGYELTKDRQVYVLNRMLSDGKITQEERDAAVAEPITPNIQERPQGCQLAAGAEFFCEYVRNIVLDDPAFGESLEERQQNLRRGGMKIYTTLDPQLQDAALDAMSVVPATDDRLNLGASGVQVEVGTGRVLSMVQNRPFAPVASDNSTTPVNYNVRNQDGGGGHSAGSTYKVFSLINWLEQGHSINEVINGRVGNKRVLTSCDGATQNVRTGNSGRQNEIGNFQSSNGYSGTIKKFTEDSLNSGFLAMAERISVCSTNQVAMKMGVMQSNGDPLDVNNNPYDVLGSAAVAPIDMAEAYAAVAGGGMRCEPKVIDRAVKSDGTDITPQTSCDQAISANVAATAAFALEGVMNATGQGARIFDGVPVFGKTGIHEYEHTWMDGASTKVATVVWVGNVDGFAKLNEYRVNGWRLDQIRNAIWPKMQGAANAKFGGDRFPTPDTNLTKNVLTDLPNVVGQTVDEARGTLEAAGFTVNVAEPTDSTEPEGRIVSQDPGAGRAPGGTTVTIAPSNGQGATVPPVTGNPQEAERQLRAAGFTSVTTACTEKDDPPQPTVTGTSPAAGEAVGRGTQITIEYTAKNC; from the coding sequence ATGCCTCACAAGAAACGCACGGCCACCGGTGTGCTCGGCGGTCTCGCCGGCCTGGTCGGCCTGAGCGCTGTGGCCGGGATCCTCGTCACCGCCACCGTGACCCCCGCCATCGCCGTGTCGGGTTACGCCGCGACCAGCGCGATCGACGTCTTCGACAACATGCCGAGCTATCTCGAAGTCGATGAGCTCATGCTGCCGACCGAGTTCTACCGCAAGGACGCCGACGGCAACGACGTCCTCATGACCCAGTTCTACGACCAGAACCGCATCCCGGTCACGTGGGACGAGGTCGCGCCGGTCATGTTCGACGCGATCACCTCGAGTGAGGACAAGAACTACTACACCCACGGCGGCGTCGACCTGCTCGGCACCGCCAGCGCCGTGTTCGGCAACCTGCGCGGCGGCGACACCCGCGGTGGCTCGTCGATCACCCAGCAGTACGTCAAGAACGTGCTGCAGCAGGCGTGCGAGAAGGAGGCCAAGTCGCAGGACGAGGTCGAGGCGTGCTTCCGCTCGACCACCGTCTCCTCCGGCACCGACGGCATCGAGCGCAAGCTGCAGGAGATGCGGTACGCGATTCAGCTCGAGAAGCGGTATCCGAAGAACGAGATCCTGCTCGGCTACCTCAACATCGCGCACTTCGGCGGCACCGTCTACGGCATCGGCGCAGCCGCGCAGTACTACTTCGGCGTGCCGGCCTCGCAGCTCACGATCGGCCAGGCCGCGGCGATCGCCGGCATGGTGCAGGAGCCGAACACCTACCGTCTCGACCGCCCCGACAGTGAGTCGAACGGCGCCGCGAACGGCTACGAGCTGACGAAGGACCGCCAGGTCTACGTGCTGAACCGCATGCTCTCCGACGGGAAGATCACGCAGGAAGAGCGGGATGCCGCCGTCGCGGAGCCCATCACCCCCAACATCCAGGAGCGCCCGCAGGGCTGCCAGCTCGCCGCCGGCGCGGAGTTCTTCTGCGAGTACGTCCGCAACATCGTCCTCGACGACCCGGCCTTCGGCGAGTCGCTCGAAGAGCGCCAGCAGAACCTGCGCCGCGGCGGCATGAAGATCTACACGACGCTCGACCCGCAGCTGCAGGATGCCGCGCTCGACGCGATGTCGGTCGTTCCCGCCACCGATGACCGCCTGAACCTCGGCGCCTCGGGTGTCCAGGTCGAGGTCGGCACCGGACGTGTGCTCTCGATGGTGCAGAACCGTCCGTTCGCGCCCGTCGCGTCGGACAACTCCACCACGCCCGTCAACTACAACGTGCGCAACCAGGACGGCGGCGGTGGTCACTCCGCGGGCTCGACCTACAAGGTGTTCAGCCTCATCAACTGGCTCGAGCAGGGTCACTCCATCAACGAAGTGATCAACGGCCGTGTCGGGAACAAGCGCGTGCTGACCAGCTGCGACGGCGCCACCCAGAACGTCCGCACCGGCAACAGCGGCCGTCAGAACGAGATCGGCAACTTCCAGAGCAGCAACGGCTACTCGGGCACCATCAAGAAGTTCACCGAAGACTCCCTCAACTCCGGCTTCCTCGCGATGGCCGAGCGCATCTCGGTGTGCTCGACCAACCAGGTCGCGATGAAGATGGGTGTCATGCAGTCCAACGGCGACCCGCTGGACGTCAACAACAACCCCTACGACGTACTCGGCTCCGCCGCGGTCGCGCCCATCGACATGGCGGAGGCGTACGCCGCAGTCGCCGGCGGCGGCATGCGCTGCGAGCCCAAGGTCATCGACCGGGCGGTGAAGTCCGACGGCACCGACATCACGCCGCAGACCAGCTGCGACCAGGCCATCTCGGCCAACGTCGCCGCCACCGCCGCCTTCGCGCTCGAGGGCGTCATGAATGCAACGGGTCAGGGCGCGCGCATCTTCGACGGCGTGCCGGTGTTCGGCAAGACCGGTATCCACGAGTACGAGCACACGTGGATGGACGGCGCGAGCACCAAGGTCGCCACCGTGGTCTGGGTCGGCAACGTCGACGGCTTCGCAAAGCTCAACGAGTACCGCGTCAACGGCTGGCGTCTCGATCAGATCCGAAACGCGATCTGGCCGAAGATGCAGGGAGCGGCGAACGCCAAGTTCGGTGGCGATCGCTTCCCGACCCCGGACACGAACCTCACGAAGAACGTCCTGACGGATCTGCCGAACGTCGTGGGGCAGACCGTGGACGAGGCACGCGGCACCCTCGAGGCGGCCGGCTTCACGGTGAACGTCGCCGAGCCCACCGACTCGACCGAGCCCGAGGGCCGGATCGTGTCGCAGGACCCGGGTGCGGGCCGCGCCCCGGGCGGCACGACGGTGACCATCGCCCCGAGCAACGGTCAGGGCGCGACGGTACCGCCGGTCACGGGCAACCCGCAGGAGGCGGAACGCCAACTGCGAGCCGCGGGCTTCACGAGCGTGACGACGGCGTGTACCGAGAAGGACGACCCACCGCAGCCGACGGTGACGGGCACGAGCCCGGCAGCCGGCGAGGCGGTCGGCCGCGGCACGCAGATCACCATCGAGTACACCGCGAAGAACTGCTGA
- a CDS encoding metallophosphoesterase: MAGVHKTLSTIATAGALGAGGAIVWGVGIERYLFTARRHELHVLPPGSPSITVLHLSDAHMAPWQKRKQRWIAELAEQTQPDLVINTGDNLGHTRGLDGIRRAFSPLRGVPGFFVHGSNDVYEPSGRNPVRYFTGPSKYPQTAAKLDTEAMDAFFTDDLGWSELDNAAAAVRVSGLRITGVGVDDAHRDWDDLDALPGALAALEGRKRADLTLGVTHAPYRRVLDRFVDLGTDMIFGGHTHGGQVRIPFSSRALVANCDIPLDQARGLSTWGPDDVPLNVSAGLGHSIYAPVRFGCRPEASVLTLRARA, translated from the coding sequence ATGGCAGGCGTCCACAAGACGCTCTCCACGATCGCCACCGCCGGCGCCCTGGGCGCCGGCGGTGCGATCGTCTGGGGAGTCGGCATCGAGCGCTACCTGTTCACCGCACGGCGCCACGAGCTCCACGTGCTGCCACCGGGCAGCCCGAGTATCACCGTCCTGCACCTCTCCGATGCCCACATGGCGCCCTGGCAGAAGCGCAAGCAGCGGTGGATCGCCGAGCTCGCCGAGCAGACGCAGCCCGACCTGGTGATCAACACGGGTGACAACCTCGGGCACACCCGCGGTCTCGACGGCATCCGTCGCGCCTTCTCTCCCCTGCGAGGAGTGCCCGGGTTCTTCGTTCACGGGTCGAATGACGTATACGAGCCGAGCGGGCGAAACCCCGTGCGCTACTTCACCGGGCCCTCGAAGTACCCCCAGACCGCCGCGAAGCTCGACACCGAGGCGATGGATGCCTTCTTCACCGACGACCTCGGCTGGTCCGAGCTCGACAACGCGGCCGCTGCGGTGCGCGTCTCCGGGCTGCGGATCACTGGTGTCGGTGTCGACGACGCGCACCGCGACTGGGACGACCTCGACGCCCTCCCCGGCGCCCTGGCGGCTCTGGAAGGTCGCAAGCGCGCTGACCTGACGCTCGGCGTCACCCACGCCCCGTATCGTCGCGTGCTCGACCGTTTCGTCGACCTGGGAACCGACATGATCTTCGGCGGCCACACGCACGGCGGGCAGGTCCGCATCCCCTTCTCGTCGCGCGCTCTCGTCGCCAACTGCGACATCCCGCTCGACCAGGCGCGGGGGCTCAGCACGTGGGGACCCGACGACGTGCCGCTCAACGTCAGCGCCGGCCTCGGCCACTCGATCTACGCCCCCGTACGGTTCGGCTGCCGCCCCGAGGCATCCGTCCTCACCCTGCGCGCGCGAGCGTGA
- a CDS encoding HAD-IIB family hydrolase translates to MPIPRLVAFDLDDTLAPSKSAIDPRIGRQLLDLAARVEVAIISGGQLAQFTAQVVDQLPETDAELLSHFHLLPTCGTQYYRLSPAGIETIYARSLTDDQKSRALAAVEEEARRLDLWESETWGPILEDRGSQITFSALGQQAPVDAKMAWDPTGEKKNALRAAVADRIPDLEVRAGGSTSVDITERGIDKAYGMTRLIEQSGIPQDDILFVGDRLDENGNDYPVLAMGVACHAVEGWEDTADFLDQLIPTLPLR, encoded by the coding sequence ATGCCCATCCCCCGCCTGGTCGCCTTCGACCTCGACGACACCCTCGCCCCTTCGAAGAGCGCCATCGATCCCCGCATCGGACGCCAGCTCCTGGATCTCGCGGCCCGCGTCGAGGTCGCGATCATCTCGGGCGGACAGCTCGCGCAGTTCACGGCGCAGGTCGTCGACCAGCTGCCGGAGACGGATGCCGAGCTGCTGTCGCACTTCCACCTGCTGCCGACGTGCGGCACGCAGTATTACCGCCTCTCCCCCGCCGGCATCGAGACGATCTACGCTCGGTCGCTGACCGACGACCAGAAGTCGCGCGCCCTCGCCGCGGTCGAGGAGGAAGCGCGCCGCCTCGACCTGTGGGAGAGCGAGACCTGGGGCCCGATTCTCGAGGACCGCGGATCGCAGATCACCTTCTCCGCACTGGGTCAGCAGGCTCCCGTCGACGCCAAGATGGCGTGGGATCCGACCGGCGAGAAGAAGAACGCACTCCGCGCGGCGGTGGCAGACCGCATCCCCGACCTCGAGGTGCGCGCGGGCGGGTCGACGTCCGTCGACATCACCGAGCGCGGCATCGACAAGGCCTACGGCATGACGCGTCTCATCGAGCAGTCCGGCATCCCCCAGGACGACATCCTGTTCGTCGGAGACCGCCTCGACGAGAACGGCAACGACTACCCCGTGCTCGCGATGGGCGTGGCGTGCCACGCGGTCGAGGGCTGGGAGGACACCGCCGACTTCCTCGACCAGCTCATCCCCACGCTCCCCCTGCGATGA
- a CDS encoding alpha-hydroxy acid oxidase produces the protein MVTRQLPKIPELLELMQFKAPDLNGRRRRLSAALTIDDLRTIAKRRTPKAAFDYTDGAAEGEISLARARQAFQDIEFHPDILRPAESVDMSTEILGGRSALPFGIAPTGFTRLMQTEGESAGASAAGAAGIPFTLSTLGTTSIEGVRAANPHGRNWFQLYVMRDREISYGLVKRAAEAGFDTLMFTVDTPVAGARLRDKRNGFSIPPALTVGTIVNAIPRPWWWIDFLTTPKLEFASLTTTGGTVGELLNAAMDPTISYDDLEVIRGMWPGKIVVKGVQNVEDSKRLIDLGVDGIVLSNHGGRQLDRAPVPFHLLPQVVREVGKDATVMVDTGIMNGADIVASVAQGAKFTLIGRAYLYGLMAGGRQGVDRTIAILRSEIERTMQLLGVSSLDELEPRHVTQLQRLVPIAGSAPRRTAARAKTASRA, from the coding sequence ATGGTCACCCGCCAGCTGCCCAAGATCCCCGAGCTGCTCGAACTCATGCAGTTCAAAGCTCCCGACCTCAACGGTCGTCGTCGCCGGCTCTCAGCGGCCCTGACGATCGACGACCTGCGGACGATCGCGAAGCGTCGCACGCCCAAGGCCGCATTCGACTACACCGACGGTGCCGCGGAGGGCGAGATCTCGCTCGCGCGAGCGCGCCAGGCGTTCCAGGACATCGAGTTCCACCCCGACATCCTGCGTCCGGCCGAGTCGGTCGACATGTCGACGGAGATCCTCGGCGGACGTTCGGCGCTGCCCTTCGGCATCGCCCCGACGGGGTTCACGCGCCTCATGCAGACCGAGGGCGAGAGCGCCGGGGCATCTGCGGCGGGAGCCGCCGGCATCCCGTTCACCCTCTCGACGCTCGGGACGACCTCGATCGAGGGTGTGCGCGCCGCCAACCCGCATGGGCGCAACTGGTTCCAGCTCTACGTCATGCGCGATCGCGAGATCTCGTACGGTCTGGTGAAGCGGGCCGCGGAGGCGGGCTTCGACACGCTCATGTTCACCGTCGACACCCCGGTCGCCGGCGCGCGACTGCGTGACAAGCGCAACGGATTCTCGATCCCGCCCGCCCTGACCGTCGGCACGATCGTCAACGCGATCCCGCGGCCCTGGTGGTGGATCGACTTCCTCACCACACCCAAGCTCGAGTTTGCGTCGCTGACGACGACCGGCGGCACCGTCGGCGAGCTCCTCAACGCCGCGATGGACCCGACGATCAGTTACGACGACCTCGAGGTCATCCGCGGCATGTGGCCTGGAAAGATCGTCGTGAAGGGCGTGCAGAACGTCGAGGACTCCAAGCGTCTCATCGACCTCGGCGTCGACGGCATCGTGCTCTCGAACCACGGTGGTCGCCAGCTCGACCGTGCACCCGTGCCGTTCCACCTTCTGCCCCAGGTCGTGCGTGAAGTCGGCAAGGATGCGACGGTCATGGTCGACACCGGCATCATGAACGGCGCCGACATCGTCGCCTCGGTCGCGCAGGGCGCGAAGTTCACGCTCATCGGGCGCGCGTACCTCTACGGCCTGATGGCGGGCGGTCGCCAGGGCGTCGACCGGACGATCGCGATCCTCCGCAGCGAGATCGAGCGCACGATGCAGCTGCTCGGTGTCTCGAGCCTCGACGAGCTCGAGCCGCGTCACGTCACGCAACTGCAGCGGCTCGTGCCGATCGCAGGCTCAGCGCCGCGCCGCACCGCCGCGCGCGCCAAGACCGCGTCTCGAGCCTGA
- a CDS encoding FadR/GntR family transcriptional regulator has protein sequence MADGTPARAWRVVLEKIESDLLAGKLGPGDRLPSERDLVAQLGVGRSSVREALRVLEVMGLIRTATGSGPSAGAIVVARPTGGMQALLRLQVAAQGFAISDVVDTRLLLEEWVAGELASSSDVDLDRAREALHAMDAPGLSPADFLALDAQFHVALAEASGNEVVAAMMAGLRSSIEDYVLEGAARIPDWNSAVDRLRDEHNAIVAAIDEQRVADARIAVRDHITGYYASANPVRPESA, from the coding sequence ATGGCTGACGGAACCCCGGCGCGCGCCTGGCGCGTCGTACTGGAGAAGATCGAGTCCGATCTTCTCGCCGGCAAGCTCGGTCCCGGCGACCGGTTGCCATCCGAACGCGACCTCGTCGCCCAGCTCGGGGTCGGACGTTCGAGCGTGCGAGAGGCGTTGCGCGTGCTCGAAGTCATGGGCCTCATCCGCACCGCGACCGGTTCGGGCCCCAGCGCCGGCGCGATCGTGGTCGCGCGGCCGACCGGCGGCATGCAGGCTCTGCTCCGCCTGCAGGTGGCCGCGCAGGGCTTCGCGATCTCGGATGTCGTCGACACTCGTCTGCTGCTCGAGGAGTGGGTCGCGGGGGAGCTCGCCAGCTCGTCCGACGTCGATCTCGATCGGGCGCGCGAGGCGTTGCATGCGATGGATGCCCCCGGCCTCAGCCCCGCCGACTTCCTCGCGCTCGATGCGCAGTTCCACGTCGCCCTGGCCGAGGCATCGGGCAACGAGGTCGTCGCGGCGATGATGGCAGGCCTCCGCTCGTCGATCGAGGACTACGTGCTCGAAGGCGCCGCGCGCATCCCTGATTGGAACAGCGCGGTCGACCGGCTGCGCGACGAGCACAACGCGATCGTGGCCGCGATCGACGAGCAGCGCGTCGCGGATGCCCGCATCGCTGTGCGCGATCACATCACCGGGTACTACGCGTCCGCGAACCCCGTCCGGCCCGAATCCGCCTGA